A single genomic interval of Brevibacillus brevis harbors:
- a CDS encoding minor capsid protein, with amino-acid sequence MSREERYQEEMEARIEKHGVKLKKLFSKANKSIVQEITDLHARFAESGEELVSLIYNAARLDLIMTSIKTILHTLRMEEEQQLRIKWAEEYKLSLFHHLYFIEQDAQVEVRLPQINTGMVLAALERPWKGRHFSIRIRMRTDLLAAAMEDVITQGATQGWGVTRTAKEITKRTSESWSSAQRLARTELNRAAAQGQTMAYQANSDIVSEKEFCATLDKWTSSECRKLDGKRYPLDYDTADNPGREGERIPNHPNCRSYWRPVLKSKVLEKLERERSYRIDQERGYTSARTYEEWRREKGISV; translated from the coding sequence ATGAGCAGAGAGGAACGCTATCAAGAGGAAATGGAAGCGAGAATTGAAAAGCATGGGGTCAAATTAAAAAAGCTGTTCTCCAAAGCCAATAAAAGCATTGTGCAAGAAATCACTGACCTCCACGCCCGATTTGCTGAAAGCGGAGAAGAACTAGTGTCCTTGATTTATAACGCCGCACGGCTCGACCTCATCATGACAAGCATAAAAACTATCTTGCACACCCTCCGAATGGAAGAAGAGCAGCAACTACGAATCAAATGGGCGGAAGAGTACAAGCTCAGCCTGTTCCATCACCTCTATTTTATTGAACAGGATGCACAAGTAGAGGTTCGGCTTCCACAGATCAATACCGGGATGGTACTTGCTGCATTGGAGCGACCATGGAAAGGCAGGCATTTTTCCATACGGATTCGCATGCGTACTGACCTGTTGGCGGCAGCCATGGAAGATGTAATTACTCAGGGTGCAACTCAGGGATGGGGTGTGACCCGAACAGCTAAGGAGATTACGAAAAGAACATCAGAGAGTTGGTCAAGCGCCCAACGCCTTGCTCGTACAGAACTAAACCGGGCTGCTGCCCAAGGGCAAACGATGGCTTACCAAGCTAATTCAGATATTGTGAGTGAAAAAGAATTTTGTGCCACGTTGGACAAGTGGACTTCTTCCGAGTGCCGCAAGCTAGACGGCAAGAGATATCCGCTTGACTATGATACAGCCGACAATCCAGGGCGTGAGGGTGAACGCATACCAAATCATCCAAATTGCCGATCGTACTGGCGGCCAGTATTGAAATCGAAGGTCTTGGAGAAGTTGGAACGCGAGCGCTCTTACCGGATTGATCAGGAGAGAGGATACACCTCAGCTCGAACATACGAGGAATGGAGACGGGAGAAAGGGATTTCGGTTTAG
- a CDS encoding terminase large subunit domain-containing protein: protein MTNLALDLDPFEGWTPHRKQIEVMECDVRNVVMNCGRRGGKTNVGARKFFDNILADFEADKGLPYKPPRNLKVMKKPKPRLEYWCVSPTYSMSEIQQEELAAVIPEEMIESWDLSKNRVWLKGYILIQFKSADNPKTLVGKGLDGVWLDEASKMKEQTWSGYLSYALADKGGWSVWTTTPEGMNWFYHDIVLNGQHTQAGGQLDEYRNDPEWCNFYWTSKDNPLPELQKNIQRMIETMPKRYVDREIFARFDVFFGQVYEEFDRSIHVVPHALCEQKFKDGHFVHIEAGKDWGFTNPGVTLVGAMTANGELWIVDAIYKAQMEILVPGSSDCWVAQDKEIMKKWKIKMFWCDSEDASNIKTYLTNGLPAKAAQKHLKEGIRAVSTLFKVKSDNGRPNIFISDHLKEVIQELTNYRYPEDVTGDRAEVPVKENDHSMDGLRYLVWNSKVFHQLLISRFKVIPWKVA, encoded by the coding sequence GTGACAAATCTGGCACTTGATCTTGATCCATTTGAGGGATGGACACCGCATCGCAAGCAAATCGAAGTCATGGAATGTGATGTCCGGAACGTGGTTATGAACTGCGGGCGACGCGGTGGCAAAACGAACGTGGGAGCCCGAAAGTTTTTCGATAACATCCTAGCAGACTTTGAGGCAGACAAGGGTTTACCATATAAGCCCCCTCGGAATTTGAAGGTTATGAAAAAGCCAAAGCCAAGGCTTGAATACTGGTGTGTATCTCCGACCTATTCCATGTCAGAGATTCAGCAGGAAGAGCTGGCAGCGGTCATTCCTGAGGAAATGATCGAGAGTTGGGACTTGTCTAAGAATCGAGTGTGGCTGAAAGGGTACATCCTCATTCAGTTTAAATCTGCCGACAATCCGAAGACGCTAGTTGGTAAAGGGCTGGATGGTGTGTGGCTTGATGAGGCTTCCAAGATGAAGGAGCAGACTTGGAGCGGATACCTCTCTTATGCTCTCGCTGATAAAGGCGGTTGGAGTGTTTGGACGACTACGCCAGAGGGGATGAACTGGTTTTATCATGACATCGTATTGAATGGGCAGCATACGCAGGCAGGCGGGCAACTGGACGAATATCGTAATGATCCTGAATGGTGCAATTTTTACTGGACGAGTAAAGACAATCCGCTGCCAGAATTACAAAAGAATATTCAGCGCATGATTGAAACCATGCCGAAACGATATGTTGACCGGGAGATTTTCGCCCGGTTCGATGTGTTTTTTGGACAGGTCTATGAGGAATTTGACCGATCGATACATGTAGTACCGCACGCGCTTTGCGAGCAGAAGTTCAAAGACGGACATTTTGTTCACATTGAGGCGGGCAAAGACTGGGGCTTTACCAACCCCGGGGTTACTCTCGTTGGGGCAATGACCGCCAACGGAGAGTTGTGGATTGTTGATGCCATCTACAAGGCTCAGATGGAGATTCTTGTCCCCGGCAGTTCAGATTGCTGGGTGGCTCAAGACAAGGAGATCATGAAGAAGTGGAAGATCAAAATGTTTTGGTGTGACTCAGAGGACGCCAGCAACATTAAAACGTATCTGACTAATGGTTTGCCAGCTAAAGCAGCTCAGAAGCACTTGAAAGAAGGCATACGGGCTGTCTCCACTCTGTTCAAAGTGAAGAGTGACAACGGTAGGCCAAACATTTTCATTTCCGATCATTTGAAAGAGGTTATCCAAGAATTGACGAACTACAGATATCCGGAAGATGTTACAGGCGACCGCGCTGAGGTGCCAGTGAAGGAAAATGATCACTCTATGGATGGTCTTCGGTATCTGGTTTGGAACAGCAAGGTGTTCCATCAGTTGCTTATCAGTAGATTCAAGGTCATTCCTTGGAAAGTGGCCTAG
- a CDS encoding ParB N-terminal domain-containing protein, which produces MDIRKIPVSKINPAPYNPRIDLQPGDIEYEKLKRSIQEFGYVEPLVWNEQTGNLVGGHQRFKILVEQGTTEIEVSVVSLDEIQEKVLNVALNKISGDWDTDALTRLLVELQQVGVDIALSGFDDVDLKQMVGEIEIPNFEAGTVEDQGDLGVLSSKLVICPHCGEEFEHD; this is translated from the coding sequence ATGGACATACGGAAAATACCAGTCTCTAAAATCAATCCAGCCCCGTATAACCCAAGAATAGATTTGCAACCGGGCGACATCGAATATGAGAAGCTGAAACGATCCATTCAAGAGTTTGGATACGTCGAGCCACTGGTTTGGAATGAACAAACAGGTAATCTCGTCGGCGGGCATCAACGCTTTAAAATCCTTGTAGAGCAAGGAACTACTGAAATAGAGGTTTCTGTTGTGTCCTTGGATGAAATCCAAGAGAAGGTTTTGAATGTTGCATTGAACAAGATCAGCGGTGATTGGGACACAGACGCTCTCACGCGATTGCTTGTTGAATTGCAGCAGGTAGGGGTAGACATTGCCTTATCGGGCTTTGATGATGTAGACCTCAAGCAAATGGTGGGAGAGATCGAGATACCGAATTTCGAAGCTGGAACAGTAGAGGACCAAGGAGATCTGGGAGTATTGAGTTCCAAGTTGGTGATTTGCCCGCATTGCGGGGAGGAATTCGAGCATGACTGA
- a CDS encoding ribosomal-processing cysteine protease Prp, giving the protein MIKIQAFLDNGEMKIHAIGHANYAEHGKDIVCAGVSTIMQTALLGIQAIAQQYPDYVSLEIQNLEGEGTK; this is encoded by the coding sequence GTGATCAAGATTCAAGCATTTCTGGACAACGGTGAAATGAAAATCCATGCCATTGGTCATGCGAATTATGCTGAGCATGGCAAGGACATTGTATGTGCTGGGGTTTCTACCATCATGCAAACCGCGTTGCTGGGGATTCAAGCAATAGCACAACAATACCCGGATTATGTGTCTTTAGAAATTCAAAATCTGGAAGGGGAAGGAACAAAGTGA
- a CDS encoding phage portal protein, producing the protein MQTMLLEEFYEENKANNSWRWVSDLIKKHQTKDYSLMRRYVDGDQDILYKQEEKGKPNNKIVLNFARKIIDFGTSYIASNPIRYSANEAGTDVEEYVKKLQAVLMANDEESLSYDIIEDGSIDGEVFEYYYFDEDGQICIAEFKADECIAVYDTTVKAKLIAVIRYYTMTDVSRNTKTMLVEVYDENEITYLRQEGTAFVLDMSREQNPVSHNITVRVKDQDGKFQQKPVVPWTHYVNRRRKHQQNRDDGMVEGMGDLSDLKHLMDAINKAVTGKVDVQEYFKNPKVLFEDLDLDDLILYDSEGSLITDVEKKKQYLAKMWSTSQILVGGKAVPITWDLQDQHEENTINRLIESLLDQTGTPHLRPDQVGTAPSGIALKIIFYHADIKAGIKMRQYGKGFRNRIRILTGMLNRKHKKQWDYQAVDVKFSKNMPVNLVEMVEIVTKLVGQLSHEERLALLPFVDDPRASREKLLKEQDEEAERRMRILDPDALEDKEPTDNDAPPDDENSPDGDAA; encoded by the coding sequence ATGCAAACGATGCTCCTAGAGGAGTTTTACGAAGAGAACAAAGCAAATAATTCGTGGCGTTGGGTATCAGACCTAATAAAAAAACACCAGACGAAGGACTATTCGCTCATGCGAAGGTATGTCGATGGAGACCAGGACATTCTCTACAAGCAAGAGGAAAAGGGCAAACCGAATAACAAAATAGTCTTGAATTTTGCTCGGAAAATCATCGATTTCGGAACTTCATACATTGCGAGTAACCCTATTCGCTATTCTGCCAATGAGGCAGGGACAGACGTAGAAGAGTACGTTAAAAAGCTGCAAGCTGTCCTGATGGCTAATGATGAAGAGAGCTTGTCTTATGACATTATCGAAGACGGTTCAATTGACGGAGAGGTTTTCGAATACTACTACTTCGACGAGGATGGTCAGATATGCATTGCTGAGTTCAAAGCTGACGAATGCATTGCTGTGTATGACACAACGGTTAAAGCTAAGCTGATTGCGGTTATTCGGTACTATACGATGACGGATGTTAGCAGAAACACCAAAACTATGTTGGTAGAAGTTTACGATGAAAACGAGATTACTTACCTCCGACAAGAAGGGACTGCCTTTGTTCTGGATATGAGCAGGGAACAGAATCCCGTCTCGCATAATATCACTGTCCGCGTAAAGGACCAAGATGGTAAGTTTCAGCAGAAGCCCGTTGTCCCTTGGACGCACTACGTCAATCGGCGTCGGAAACATCAGCAAAACCGCGATGATGGGATGGTTGAGGGGATGGGCGATCTTTCAGACCTGAAGCATCTTATGGACGCGATTAACAAGGCTGTCACTGGTAAGGTAGATGTGCAGGAATACTTCAAAAATCCGAAAGTGCTGTTTGAGGACCTCGATTTGGACGATTTGATTCTTTACGATTCGGAAGGGAGTTTGATCACCGATGTAGAGAAGAAAAAGCAATATCTAGCGAAAATGTGGTCAACATCGCAAATTCTTGTTGGTGGTAAGGCGGTGCCGATCACTTGGGATTTGCAGGACCAGCATGAAGAAAACACAATCAATCGACTAATTGAATCCTTGCTGGATCAAACTGGAACACCACACCTACGCCCTGACCAAGTGGGGACTGCTCCGTCAGGAATCGCGTTGAAAATCATCTTTTACCATGCCGACATTAAGGCGGGCATAAAGATGCGCCAGTACGGAAAAGGGTTTCGTAATCGAATTCGTATTCTTACTGGCATGCTGAATCGAAAACACAAAAAACAGTGGGATTATCAAGCTGTCGATGTGAAGTTCAGCAAGAACATGCCAGTGAATCTGGTGGAAATGGTGGAGATCGTGACGAAACTGGTTGGTCAGTTGTCCCATGAGGAAAGACTGGCACTGCTGCCGTTTGTGGATGATCCGCGTGCATCTCGTGAAAAGCTGCTGAAAGAACAAGACGAAGAGGCCGAACGCAGAATGAGGATACTCGACCCCGACGCATTGGAGGACAAGGAGCCGACAGATAATGATGCGCCCCCTGACGATGAAAACAGTCCAGACGGTGACGCTGCATGA